One genomic segment of Helicobacter pylori NQ4053 includes these proteins:
- the coaD gene encoding pantetheine-phosphate adenylyltransferase: MQKIGIYPGTFDPVTNGHIDIIHRSSELFEKLIVAVAHSSAKNPMFSLDERLKMMQLATKSFTNVECVAFEGLLANLAKEYHCKVLVRGLRVVSDFEYELQMGYANKSLNHELETLYFMPTLQNAFISSSIVRSIIAHKGDASHLVPKEIYPLISKA; this comes from the coding sequence ATGCAAAAAATCGGCATTTACCCAGGCACTTTTGATCCGGTCACTAACGGGCATATAGACATTATCCATCGATCCAGCGAATTGTTTGAAAAGCTCATTGTCGCTGTGGCGCACTCAAGCGCTAAAAACCCCATGTTTAGTTTAGATGAGCGCTTAAAAATGATGCAACTCGCCACTAAAAGTTTTACAAATGTAGAATGCGTGGCGTTTGAAGGGCTGTTAGCCAACCTGGCTAAAGAGTATCATTGTAAGGTGTTAGTTAGGGGCTTAAGGGTGGTGAGCGATTTTGAATACGAATTGCAAATGGGCTATGCGAACAAATCCTTAAACCACGAATTAGAAACCTTGTATTTCATGCCCACTTTGCAAAACGCTTTCATAAGCTCTTCTATCGTGCGATCCATTATCGCGCATAAGGGCGATGCGAGCCATTTAGTGCCTAAAGAAATTTATCCTTTGATTTCAAAGGCTTAA
- a CDS encoding UbiX family flavin prenyltransferase: MKLVLGISGASGIPLALRFLEKLPKEIEVFVVASKNAHVVALEESNINLKNAMKDLRPGATFFNEQDIHASIASGSYGIHKMAIIPASMDMVAKIAHGFGGDLISRSASVMLKEKRPLLIVPREMPLSAIMLENLLKLAHSNAIIAPPVMTYYTQSKTLEAMQDFLVGKWFDSLGIENDLYPRWGMN, encoded by the coding sequence ATGAAATTAGTTTTAGGCATCAGCGGGGCGAGCGGGATACCCCTAGCCTTGCGGTTTTTAGAGAAATTACCCAAAGAAATTGAAGTTTTTGTCGTGGCGTCTAAAAACGCACATGTCGTGGCGTTAGAAGAATCGAATATCAACCTTAAAAACGCCATGAAAGATTTACGGCCTGGCGCGACTTTTTTTAACGAGCAAGACATTCATGCGAGCATCGCCTCAGGGAGTTATGGCATCCATAAAATGGCGATCATTCCGGCGAGCATGGACATGGTGGCTAAAATTGCGCATGGCTTTGGGGGGGATTTGATCTCTAGGAGTGCCTCTGTGATGCTTAAAGAAAAGCGCCCCTTACTCATTGTCCCTAGAGAAATGCCTTTAAGCGCTATCATGTTGGAAAATTTGCTCAAACTCGCCCATTCTAATGCGATCATCGCGCCGCCGGTGATGACTTATTACACCCAGAGCAAGACTTTAGAAGCGATGCAAGATTTTTTAGTGGGGAAGTGGTTTGACAGCTTGGGGATAGAAAATGACTTATACCCACGATGGGGAATGAACTGA
- the flgA gene encoding flagellar basal body P-ring formation chaperone FlgA, which yields MKILILFFICLNALFALDSNALKAEIKEAYLKEYKDLKLEIETINLEIPERFSHAPILSYELNASNKLKKDGVVFLKLENEPNLRLPVRYSVIGSMQAFKSIGAIKKDENITANNTQKERVLFGALSNPLLEGAIDKVSAKHFIPPDTLLSADKTQALIIVRKNDIITGVYEEGQISIEISLKALENGTLHQVIQAKNLESNKILKAKVLSSSKAQIL from the coding sequence TTGAAAATTTTAATCCTTTTTTTTATCTGTTTAAACGCGCTATTCGCCCTGGATTCAAACGCGCTTAAAGCAGAAATTAAAGAAGCTTACCTTAAAGAATACAAAGACTTAAAATTAGAAATTGAAACCATTAACTTAGAAATCCCGGAGCGTTTTTCTCACGCTCCCATTTTAAGCTATGAATTAAACGCTTCTAACAAGCTTAAAAAAGATGGGGTCGTGTTTTTAAAATTGGAAAATGAGCCTAATTTACGCCTACCGGTGCGTTATAGCGTGATAGGCAGCATGCAGGCTTTTAAAAGCATAGGAGCGATTAAAAAAGACGAGAACATCACCGCTAACAACACTCAAAAAGAGCGCGTTTTGTTTGGTGCGCTTTCTAACCCCTTATTAGAGGGCGCGATCGATAAAGTGAGCGCGAAACATTTTATCCCCCCTGACACGCTTTTAAGCGCAGACAAAACCCAAGCTTTAATCATCGTGCGTAAAAACGACATCATCACCGGGGTATATGAAGAGGGGCAAATCAGCATAGAAATAAGCCTAAAAGCCCTAGAAAATGGCACGCTCCATCAAGTCATTCAAGCGAAAAATTTAGAAAGCAATAAAATCTTAAAAGCGAAAGTGTTGAGCAGCTCTAAAGCGCAAATCTTATAA
- the uvrD gene encoding DNA helicase UvrD: MDFEKSILGNLNGAQKIAASHIQGPLLILAGAGSGKTKTLTSRLAYLIGVCGVPSENTLTLTFTNKASKEMQERALKLLNNQAFIPPLLCTFHRFGLLFLRQHMNLLKRACDFSVLDSDEVKTLCKQLKISNFRANISQIKNGMMDLSMQDSECYKAYELYQNALKKDNLVDFDDLLCLSLKILQDNEKLAKETSERYHYIMVDEYQDTNALQLEFLKQLSCTHHNLCVVGDDDQSIYGFRGADISNILNFSKHFKGAKIVKLETNYRSSAEILACANSLISHNQHRHIKTLQSFKGSHKSVVCKEYPTQKEESLDVAYQIKAFLKKGENLENIAILYRLNGLSRSIEESLNALNIPYRLIGAVSFYERAEVKDALALMHVVAKKDDRFFIKRVLNKPPRGLGKITQEWIFSLLDDGGLNLEEALKLGAFKDKLNPKNEYALKKFTAMIGRLREAFEISVEKFCAQFLEETNLLKSYEKEDNYEEREGFVKELLSLVKEHFKTNPTHSLLDFLNESVLDVHNTENVQKVSCMSVHMSKGLEFKHVFVIGLEEGFFPHRGFNQESDLEEERRLAYVAITRAKEGLQLSYVKERSYFGRKISCSPSVFLEEAKLLQQEKPPKQNHQKNTPIKVGDLVKHKIFGTGRVLGVEKGLSGLCLKINCGGNVYDKISEKFVEKVDNGF; encoded by the coding sequence GCGCAAAAAATCGCCGCAAGCCACATTCAAGGGCCATTGCTCATTTTAGCGGGAGCTGGGAGCGGTAAGACTAAGACTTTAACGAGCCGTTTAGCGTATTTGATTGGCGTTTGTGGCGTGCCTAGCGAGAACACTTTAACGCTCACTTTCACCAATAAAGCGAGTAAAGAAATGCAAGAAAGGGCTTTGAAATTATTGAACAATCAAGCGTTTATCCCCCCCTTGCTTTGCACTTTCCATCGTTTTGGTTTGCTGTTTTTAAGGCAACACATGAATCTTTTAAAAAGGGCGTGCGATTTTTCGGTGTTAGATAGCGATGAAGTCAAAACGCTGTGCAAGCAGCTCAAAATTTCAAACTTTAGAGCCAATATTTCTCAAATCAAAAACGGCATGATGGATTTGAGCATGCAAGATAGCGAATGCTATAAAGCGTATGAGCTTTATCAAAACGCGCTCAAAAAAGACAATTTAGTGGATTTTGACGATTTGCTTTGTTTAAGCCTTAAGATTTTACAAGATAATGAAAAACTCGCCAAAGAGACCAGCGAACGCTACCATTACATCATGGTAGATGAATACCAAGACACGAACGCCTTGCAATTAGAATTTTTAAAACAATTGAGTTGCACGCACCATAATTTGTGCGTGGTGGGCGATGACGATCAGAGCATTTATGGGTTTAGGGGGGCTGATATTTCTAACATTTTAAATTTTTCCAAGCATTTTAAAGGGGCTAAAATAGTGAAATTAGAGACCAACTACCGCTCCAGCGCTGAAATCTTAGCGTGCGCCAATTCCCTCATCAGCCATAACCAACACCGCCACATTAAAACGCTTCAAAGTTTCAAAGGCTCGCATAAAAGCGTGGTTTGTAAGGAATACCCCACGCAAAAAGAAGAGAGCCTGGATGTGGCTTATCAAATCAAAGCCTTTTTAAAGAAGGGCGAGAATTTAGAAAATATCGCTATTTTGTACCGCTTAAACGGGCTTAGTCGCAGCATTGAAGAGAGCTTGAACGCTTTGAATATCCCTTATAGGCTCATTGGGGCGGTGAGTTTCTATGAAAGAGCTGAGGTTAAAGACGCTTTGGCACTCATGCATGTAGTGGCTAAAAAAGACGATCGCTTTTTTATTAAGCGCGTTTTAAACAAACCTCCAAGAGGCCTTGGCAAGATCACTCAAGAATGGATTTTTTCTCTTTTAGATGATGGGGGTTTGAATTTAGAAGAGGCGCTAAAACTTGGGGCGTTTAAAGACAAACTCAACCCTAAAAACGAATACGCTTTAAAGAAATTCACCGCTATGATAGGGCGTTTGAGGGAGGCTTTTGAAATTTCAGTAGAGAAGTTTTGCGCTCAGTTTTTAGAAGAGACCAACCTTTTAAAAAGCTATGAAAAAGAAGACAATTACGAAGAAAGAGAGGGCTTTGTTAAAGAGCTTTTAAGTTTAGTGAAAGAGCATTTTAAAACTAACCCCACGCATTCTTTATTGGATTTTTTGAATGAAAGCGTGTTAGATGTCCATAATACAGAAAACGTGCAAAAAGTGAGCTGCATGAGCGTGCATATGAGTAAGGGATTAGAGTTTAAGCATGTGTTTGTGATCGGGTTAGAAGAAGGGTTTTTCCCGCATAGGGGGTTCAATCAAGAAAGCGATTTAGAAGAAGAAAGACGCTTGGCTTACGTAGCGATCACTAGGGCTAAAGAAGGATTGCAACTTTCTTATGTCAAAGAGCGTTCGTATTTTGGGAGGAAAATTTCTTGCTCGCCCTCTGTGTTTTTAGAAGAAGCCAAGCTGCTCCAACAAGAAAAACCCCCTAAACAAAATCACCAAAAAAACACGCCCATTAAAGTGGGGGATTTGGTCAAACATAAGATTTTTGGCACCGGTAGGGTTTTAGGCGTAGAAAAAGGCTTGAGCGGTTTGTGCTTGAAAATCAATTGCGGAGGGAATGTCTATGATAAAATCTCAGAAAAATTTGTAGAAAAAGTGGATAACGGGTTTTGA